ACTCGCAGGACGGCCCGAACGTGCCCTCTCTCGACCAGCGTCGGAAGGCGCTCCAGGGGCAGTACCAGCAGATCGATCTTGATCGCGACGCCAAGCTCACTCGGCCCGAGGTGCAGGCGTTTGTCGCCCTCGCCTTCAATCAGATCGATTGCGACGGCGACGGCGCGCTGTCGGCCGTCGAGGTCGTCCAAGGTTGCCGCCGCGCGGGGCCGGCCGGGCCCGCCGGACCCGCCGCGCCCGTCGCGCGACCCGCCGGACCCGACCGCAACGGCGACGGCTTCGTCGATCTGGAGGAGTTCCTCGAGTTCGAGTCGGCGAACGCCCTGCAGCTCGACACCAACAAGGATGGCAAGATCTCGCTCGAGGAATATCTCGCGATCGCCGGATCCGCGACGCAGAATCCGCCCGGCGCCCCGCCCTACGCCGAGCGCCGCCGGATCGCGCAGCAGCGCTTCCGCGACATCGACAAGAACAAGGACGGGACGATCGACGTCGGCGAGCTACGGCTGGCGCTGACGCCGGGCTTCAAGCGGGTCGACAGGAACGGCGACGGCAAGGTCGACCCCAAGGAGTGGGCCGAGGCGTACAACCCGCCGTCACCGCCGCCGCCTCCGCCGGCGCCGAAGGCCGCGCCACCGCCCCAGGCGCGGCCGGCCGCGCCTCCCGCCGGTGCGCCGCCGCAAGCGAAGCCGGGCCAGCCGCCGGCGGGCAAGCCAGGCGGCGGCGCCCCCAGCGGCCTGCCGCAAGGC
The genomic region above belongs to Rhodospirillales bacterium and contains:
- a CDS encoding EF-hand domain-containing protein, encoding MATAGAAFLVVLAALVFGPATSARAQGPSEAPPPWFADMDADKDGSIARAEYITHRMKLFDQLDADKDGVLTLDEFLKLAEPPHSQDGPNVPSLDQRRKALQGQYQQIDLDRDAKLTRPEVQAFVALAFNQIDCDGDGALSAVEVVQGCRRAGPAGPAGPAAPVARPAGPDRNGDGFVDLEEFLEFESANALQLDTNKDGKISLEEYLAIAGSATQNPPGAPPYAERRRIAQQRFRDIDKNKDGTIDVGELRLALTPGFKRVDRNGDGKVDPKEWAEAYNPPSPPPPPPAPKAAPPPQARPAAPPAGAPPQAKPGQPPAGKPGGGAPSGLPQGTLLPGTGPSR